A portion of the Pseudopipra pipra isolate bDixPip1 chromosome 1, bDixPip1.hap1, whole genome shotgun sequence genome contains these proteins:
- the CREM gene encoding cAMP-responsive element modulator isoform X10, whose translation MPAYQIRTPTTTLPQGVVMAASPGTLHSPQQMAEEATRKRELRLLKNREAARECRRKKKEYVKCLENRVAVLENQNKTLIEELKALKDLYCHKAE comes from the exons ATGCCAGCTTACCAGATTCGAACTCCCACTACCACCTTACCTCAGGGAGTGGTCATGGCAGCCTCACCAGGGACTTTGCATAGTCCTCAGCAAATGGCAGAAGAGGCAACACGCAAGAGAGAGCTGAGACTTTTGAAAAATAG GGAAGCTGCCAGAGAATGTcgcagaaagaagaaagaatatgTCAAATGTCTTGAAAATCGTGTGGCTGTGcttgaaaaccaaaacaagactCTCATTGAGGAACTCAAGGCCCTCAAAGATCTTTATTGTCATAAAGCAGAATAA